In Candidatus Sulfurimonas marisnigri, a single genomic region encodes these proteins:
- a CDS encoding ArsS family sensor histidine kinase: MRKHTVLITVLFALVVTLLSVSAVFWEFFQLNKQRYINYIFSKHSTITQILRQHQQNPNSEIMLEANLAVYSFVLEKDVKKRKYITKTAKILKTKDFKSVDASLMMLQEGLYTQKIVTDLTASMLELNKKIYFYIQSPSTSVLILDEELKPYKYYPLAYAYSIIILIISISFVLILIRLRPLIRLRKKIALYGDGDMNVSFKTKGKDEIALISNELEATRGKINNILESRTLFLRNIMHELKTPIAKGTIATQMLESQKQRDRFSSIFGRLESLVTEFALIEEVTSIDDKSEFKEYRLVDIIDDAIDMAMIERSSVTVTIDAKHKIYANFRLYTTAIKNMIDNGIKYSTDAHVKILIINNELCFESKGACIANPIQYYIEPFTKDNPSKNSFGLGLYLVDSILKAHDQVLAHEYDSGINRFIFA, encoded by the coding sequence TGTTGTTACTCTTCTAAGTGTAAGTGCTGTATTTTGGGAATTTTTTCAATTAAATAAGCAGCGGTACATAAATTATATTTTTTCAAAACACTCAACTATAACTCAAATCCTTCGTCAACATCAACAAAATCCTAATTCTGAAATTATGCTTGAAGCAAATCTGGCTGTATATAGTTTTGTTTTAGAAAAAGATGTTAAGAAAAGAAAATATATTACAAAAACAGCAAAAATTTTAAAGACAAAAGATTTTAAAAGTGTTGACGCTTCTTTAATGATGCTACAGGAGGGTCTCTACACTCAAAAAATTGTAACAGATTTAACTGCTAGTATGTTAGAGTTAAATAAAAAAATATACTTCTATATTCAGTCTCCATCAACTTCTGTGCTAATTCTTGATGAGGAACTCAAACCATATAAATATTACCCATTAGCATATGCTTACTCAATAATAATTCTTATAATATCTATATCGTTTGTTTTAATACTAATTAGATTAAGACCACTTATTAGACTTAGAAAAAAGATTGCACTCTATGGTGACGGAGATATGAATGTCTCTTTTAAAACAAAAGGCAAAGATGAAATAGCGTTAATATCAAACGAACTTGAAGCAACTAGAGGAAAAATTAATAATATATTAGAATCCAGAACTCTATTTTTGCGAAATATTATGCATGAGTTGAAAACTCCTATAGCAAAGGGAACTATTGCAACACAAATGCTTGAGTCTCAAAAACAAAGAGATAGATTCTCCTCAATTTTTGGAAGATTAGAGTCTTTAGTTACAGAGTTCGCTCTCATAGAAGAAGTTACAAGTATAGATGATAAGAGTGAATTTAAAGAGTACAGGTTGGTGGATATTATTGATGATGCTATTGATATGGCTATGATCGAAAGAAGTTCTGTTACAGTAACTATAGATGCTAAACATAAAATATATGCAAACTTCAGGCTGTATACAACAGCAATTAAAAACATGATAGACAATGGTATTAAATATTCTACTGATGCACATGTAAAAATTTTAATTATAAATAATGAGTTGTGTTTTGAGAGTAAAGGGGCGTGTATTGCTAACCCAATACAGTACTACATAGAACCATTCACAAAAGATAATCCATCTAAAAATAGTTTTGGACTAGGACTATATCTTGTTGATTCTATTTTGAAGGCACATGACCAAGTTTTAGCGCATGAATATGATAGTGGAATCAACCGTTTTATATTTGCATAA